TTGAATCCCGTATCCGACCGAAGCTGATCAAACACTGTTACGAATGTCATTCGACCGCCTCTGCCGAGGCCAAAGGCAGTTTGCTCCTGGACTCTCGTGACGGACTGCTGAAAGGCGGTGAATCCGGAGCCGTCGTTGTGCCAGGAAAACCGGCGACAGATCGTATGGAGCAAGTCACGCAACAAACCGATGACATCAAAGGTTGTCTTATACGCAATGGGATTGTTGTCTGTGCTGACGCCTGGGCATTTCACCACACGGCGGGGTCACCGGAATTCACGTGACGAAAAAAACGATCATCCCGCGACGGAGAACAGGCCCACAAAGAAGGCAATATAGACGTAGCCCACGATCGATCCGACAACGACGATGATGGCCGGCGTGACCAGAGCGCTGAGTGTCTTGATCATTGCGGAAAGCTGCGTGCGATGGAACTCGGACACCTGATCCAGAACCTCGTCCAGATTACCGCTTTCTTCCCCCACGGCGACCATTGTCGCCAACAGCGGCATATAGGCTCCGCGAACACGCAACGTGTCCGCAAGGCTTTGCCCTCTGATGATCGCATCACGAGACTTCTGAACGATCGACGCGAAGTAAGTGCTGGAGTGCATTTCCTGAACTGTAATCAGGGCTTCCAGCACAGTGACACCGCTGCTCACGAGAACGCCCATTGTCTGCGAAAACGTCAGCGTCCCGCTAATACGGAAAAGCTTGCCGATAACCGGAATACGAAACGACAACCGTTCGATCCAGAGACGGCCAGGCGGATAGAGCCAGGTCAAAACGAAAGCAATGGCAGCCATGACCATTGATCCGAAAATATACCAGCTCCATTCAGTGGTGAATCCTGAAATGGCGATGAGGGACTGAGTCATCGCAGGAAGCGGCCTGTTGAGTGATACCAGGAGCTCCGCCAGTTTCGGTAGCAGACTCGTTACGATGAATCCCGTCGCCATAAACGCGGAAAGCAGGACAAGCAGAGGGTACAGCAGTGCCGTGGCAAATTCTCGAATGGT
This is a stretch of genomic DNA from Fuerstiella sp.. It encodes these proteins:
- a CDS encoding type II secretion system F family protein, producing the protein MPNFAFTARDEAGQTRTGAIDAATASIVASQLRTRGWIVIRLEEQLAAAVGSRRDLFKNILGPRSVQVELSLRQLSVMLRGGISLLSAMQTLSTQADSRAIRRAYSSLIDTVQSGRQFSDAIESENGFPDFLAQLVRVGEQTGIQETVLVRAADMMRTRRETIREFATALLYPLLVLLSAFMATGFIVTSLLPKLAELLVSLNRPLPAMTQSLIAISGFTTEWSWYIFGSMVMAAIAFVLTWLYPPGRLWIERLSFRIPVIGKLFRISGTLTFSQTMGVLVSSGVTVLEALITVQEMHSSTYFASIVQKSRDAIIRGQSLADTLRVRGAYMPLLATMVAVGEESGNLDEVLDQVSEFHRTQLSAMIKTLSALVTPAIIVVVGSIVGYVYIAFFVGLFSVAG